A single window of Nicotiana sylvestris chromosome 3, ASM39365v2, whole genome shotgun sequence DNA harbors:
- the LOC104241917 gene encoding protein phosphatase 2C 16-like isoform X1, with the protein MEELSPAVAVTLSLSTSICDNPAISNNMEITRLKLVTDTASLLSDHPSLLHVEPNTSWDGNSNGMKAEVGRVPFCGPLQTVLGAENGLIVSDSIIQGNEEDEILSVGEDPCVINGEELLPLGASSELSLPIAVEIEGIDNGQILAKVISLEERSFERKISNLSAVAAIPDDEITTGPTLKASVVALPLPSENEPVKESVKSVFELECVPLWGSVSICGKRPEMEDALMVVPNFMKIPIKMFIGDRVIDGLSQRLSHLTSHFYGVYDGHGGSQVADYCCKRIHLALVEELKLFKDDMVDGSAKDTRQVQWEKVFTSCFLKVDDEVGGKVNSDPGEDNIDTTSCASEPIAPETVGSTAVVAVICSSHIVVSNCGDSRAVLYRGKEAMALSIDHKPSREDEYARIEASGGKVIQWNGHRVFGVLAMSRSIGDRYLKPWIIPEPEIMFVPRAREDECLVLASDGLWDVMSNEEACEVARRRILLWHKKNGTNPLPERGQGVDPAAQAAAEYLSTMALQKGSKDNISVIVVDLKAQRKFKSKC; encoded by the exons GTGACTGACACAGCTAGCTTACTTTCAGATCATCCATCTTTGTTGCATGTTGAGCCCAATACCAGTTGGGATGGAAATAGCAACGGTATGAAAGCTGAGGTGGGTAGAGTTCCCTTTTGTGGTCCATTGCAGACTGTATTGGGAGCTGAAAATGGCCTGATTGTTAGCGATAGCATCATTCAGGGAAATGAAGAAGACGAGATTTTATCTGTTGGAGAGGATCCTTGTGTAATTAATGGGGAGGAGTTGTTGCCACTGGGCGCTAGCTCGGAGTTGAGTTTGCCAATTGCTGTTGAAATCGAGGGTATTGACAATGGTCAAATACTTGCCAAAGTCATAAGTTTGGAGGAAAGGAGTTTTGAGAGAAAGATCAGTAATCTGTCCGCCGTTGCTGCTATCCCAGATGATGAAATTACTACTGGCCCTACGCTAAAGGCATCCGTAGTGGCTCTTCCGTTGCCTAGTGAGAATGAACCTGTCAAAGAAAGTGTCAAGAGTGTGTTTGAATTGGAATGCGTGCCACTCTGGGGCTCTGTATCTATCTGTGGAAAGAGACCAGAGATGGAGGATGCTCTTATGGTTGTTCCTAATTTCATGAAAATACCTATCAAAATGTTTATTGGTGATCGTGTGATTGACGGACTAAGTCAACGTTTGAGTCACCTGACATCTCATTTTTATGGTGTATATGATGGTCATGGAGGATCTCAG GTTGCGGATTATTGCTGCAAACGCATTCATTTAGCATTAGTTGAGGAGTTAAAACTTTTCAAAGATGATATGGTGGACGGGAGTGCAAAGGACACACGTCAGGTGCAGTGGGAGAAGGTCTTTACTAGTTGCTTTCTCAAGGTTGACGATGAAGTTGGGGGGAAAGTGAACAGTGATCCCGGTGAAGACAACATAGATACCACTAGCTGCGCCTCTGAACCTATTGCCCCGGAAACTGTGGGGTCCACTGCGGTTGTAGCGGTGATATGTTCATCTCATATTGTAGTTTCTAATTGTGGGGATTCAAGAGCAGTCCTTTATCGTGGCAAAGAAGCAATGGCACTGTCAATTGATCATAAA CCAAGCAGAGAAGATGAGTATGCTAGAATTGAAGCATCTGGTGGCAAGGTCATTCAGTGGAATGGACATCGTGTTTTTGGCGTCCTTGCAATGTCAAGATCTATTG GTGACAGATACTTGAAACCATGGATTATACCCGAACCAGAAATTATGTTTGTACCACGAGCCAGAGAAGACGAATGCCTAGTTTTAGCTAGTGACGGGTTGTGGGATGTCATGTCAAATGAGGAAGCTTGTGAAGTAGCTAGACGACGAATTCTGCTATGGCACAAAAAGAATGGGACTAATCCTCTGCCGGAAAGGGGCCAAGGAGTTGATCCTGCTGCACAAGCAGCAGCAGAGTATCTCTCGACGATGGCTCTTCAAAAAGGTAGCAAAGACAATATATCTGTGATTGTGGTGGACCTTAAAGCTCAAAGGAAGTTCAAGAGCAAATGTTAA
- the LOC104241917 gene encoding protein phosphatase 2C 16-like isoform X2: protein MKAEVGRVPFCGPLQTVLGAENGLIVSDSIIQGNEEDEILSVGEDPCVINGEELLPLGASSELSLPIAVEIEGIDNGQILAKVISLEERSFERKISNLSAVAAIPDDEITTGPTLKASVVALPLPSENEPVKESVKSVFELECVPLWGSVSICGKRPEMEDALMVVPNFMKIPIKMFIGDRVIDGLSQRLSHLTSHFYGVYDGHGGSQVADYCCKRIHLALVEELKLFKDDMVDGSAKDTRQVQWEKVFTSCFLKVDDEVGGKVNSDPGEDNIDTTSCASEPIAPETVGSTAVVAVICSSHIVVSNCGDSRAVLYRGKEAMALSIDHKPSREDEYARIEASGGKVIQWNGHRVFGVLAMSRSIGDRYLKPWIIPEPEIMFVPRAREDECLVLASDGLWDVMSNEEACEVARRRILLWHKKNGTNPLPERGQGVDPAAQAAAEYLSTMALQKGSKDNISVIVVDLKAQRKFKSKC, encoded by the exons ATGAAAGCTGAGGTGGGTAGAGTTCCCTTTTGTGGTCCATTGCAGACTGTATTGGGAGCTGAAAATGGCCTGATTGTTAGCGATAGCATCATTCAGGGAAATGAAGAAGACGAGATTTTATCTGTTGGAGAGGATCCTTGTGTAATTAATGGGGAGGAGTTGTTGCCACTGGGCGCTAGCTCGGAGTTGAGTTTGCCAATTGCTGTTGAAATCGAGGGTATTGACAATGGTCAAATACTTGCCAAAGTCATAAGTTTGGAGGAAAGGAGTTTTGAGAGAAAGATCAGTAATCTGTCCGCCGTTGCTGCTATCCCAGATGATGAAATTACTACTGGCCCTACGCTAAAGGCATCCGTAGTGGCTCTTCCGTTGCCTAGTGAGAATGAACCTGTCAAAGAAAGTGTCAAGAGTGTGTTTGAATTGGAATGCGTGCCACTCTGGGGCTCTGTATCTATCTGTGGAAAGAGACCAGAGATGGAGGATGCTCTTATGGTTGTTCCTAATTTCATGAAAATACCTATCAAAATGTTTATTGGTGATCGTGTGATTGACGGACTAAGTCAACGTTTGAGTCACCTGACATCTCATTTTTATGGTGTATATGATGGTCATGGAGGATCTCAG GTTGCGGATTATTGCTGCAAACGCATTCATTTAGCATTAGTTGAGGAGTTAAAACTTTTCAAAGATGATATGGTGGACGGGAGTGCAAAGGACACACGTCAGGTGCAGTGGGAGAAGGTCTTTACTAGTTGCTTTCTCAAGGTTGACGATGAAGTTGGGGGGAAAGTGAACAGTGATCCCGGTGAAGACAACATAGATACCACTAGCTGCGCCTCTGAACCTATTGCCCCGGAAACTGTGGGGTCCACTGCGGTTGTAGCGGTGATATGTTCATCTCATATTGTAGTTTCTAATTGTGGGGATTCAAGAGCAGTCCTTTATCGTGGCAAAGAAGCAATGGCACTGTCAATTGATCATAAA CCAAGCAGAGAAGATGAGTATGCTAGAATTGAAGCATCTGGTGGCAAGGTCATTCAGTGGAATGGACATCGTGTTTTTGGCGTCCTTGCAATGTCAAGATCTATTG GTGACAGATACTTGAAACCATGGATTATACCCGAACCAGAAATTATGTTTGTACCACGAGCCAGAGAAGACGAATGCCTAGTTTTAGCTAGTGACGGGTTGTGGGATGTCATGTCAAATGAGGAAGCTTGTGAAGTAGCTAGACGACGAATTCTGCTATGGCACAAAAAGAATGGGACTAATCCTCTGCCGGAAAGGGGCCAAGGAGTTGATCCTGCTGCACAAGCAGCAGCAGAGTATCTCTCGACGATGGCTCTTCAAAAAGGTAGCAAAGACAATATATCTGTGATTGTGGTGGACCTTAAAGCTCAAAGGAAGTTCAAGAGCAAATGTTAA